In Estrella lausannensis, one DNA window encodes the following:
- the infB gene encoding translation initiation factor IF-2: protein MAKNLKLNIKNTQIAKALNLDSLKDKLAKKKAGGKEKEPAEQKPVPKSTKTKADKAKAGKGAAEEHVDLPEKEEAPKIKARSRSVFAEPEKKEEPVEQETPVEEPAEPEEELSLESKIFKDAEEVREESFAEEKEPTPPVVEELSIEAEPIVEETAKEEEAKTAAPKPAEPEVKAPVQEPVAQPPKPVTPPPVKLGPTGRHVKDLLVNRWAKPSPDKKAGEKPKEQVAARDDKKGKPEADERFKPKPKSSDTPATSEEDADDKSGKKKGVKPGKFKEYKDIKPAKRGDAGSFDYRARQGLRDDDEGSYRKRRPRHGKEKQEEVLISRPTSIKIRTPISIKDLAGEMKLKASQLIEKLFMQGLMVTLNDVLEDEITIQLLGHEFGCEIALDNTEKERVRITDKTIKEEVMGADPDKLESRAPIVAFMGHVDHGKTSLIDSIRKSNRVAGEAGAITQHIGAFRCKTKVGDITVLDTPGHEAFSAMRARGADVTDIVVLVVAGDEGMKQQTVEALNHAKSAGVTIVVAINKCDKPAFNPETVYRQLAEHELVPEAWGGQTITVNCSAVTGQGVEELLEMLALQSEVLELKADPTARARGIVLESEMHKGLGAKATVLVLNGTLKPGDAIVFGSNFGRVKTMHDERGHNMKSAGPSSPAEITGLSGLPDAGEEFIVVKDEKEAKSIADIRAKDERLLAMQRKAVSLEKLLEGASNKMQKKVLNVILRADVQGSLEALKTALMKIESTKVSVNIIFSGVGEISESDVLLANASNAVIIGFHTLIESHAEPLIKQWGIKVAMHDIIYHAIDSVKLMMEGLLDKLAIETDRGVVEVKAVFKSSQHGQIAGCQVIDGSVHRNWHVRLMREGKEIWRGPITSLKRHKDDVKEVSKGFECGVLLPTNDIKEGDKLEIYEVTYQKQEL, encoded by the coding sequence TTGGCTAAAAACCTAAAACTCAATATTAAAAACACCCAGATCGCTAAGGCTCTCAACTTAGACAGCCTGAAAGATAAGCTGGCCAAGAAAAAAGCGGGCGGAAAAGAAAAAGAACCTGCCGAGCAAAAGCCCGTTCCGAAGTCGACAAAGACTAAAGCGGACAAGGCTAAAGCCGGCAAGGGGGCCGCCGAAGAACATGTCGATCTTCCGGAAAAGGAAGAAGCGCCAAAAATCAAGGCGCGATCCCGCTCTGTTTTTGCAGAGCCGGAAAAGAAAGAGGAGCCTGTCGAGCAGGAGACTCCAGTCGAGGAACCGGCGGAACCGGAAGAAGAGCTTTCTTTAGAGTCGAAGATTTTCAAAGACGCCGAAGAGGTTCGCGAAGAGTCTTTTGCTGAAGAGAAAGAGCCCACTCCACCGGTTGTGGAAGAGCTCTCCATAGAAGCTGAGCCTATCGTCGAGGAGACCGCGAAAGAGGAAGAAGCCAAAACGGCCGCACCCAAGCCAGCGGAACCTGAAGTTAAAGCACCGGTACAAGAACCGGTCGCTCAGCCGCCGAAACCAGTCACGCCACCGCCAGTAAAACTGGGACCGACTGGACGCCATGTCAAAGACCTGCTGGTTAACCGTTGGGCAAAACCCTCTCCCGATAAAAAGGCGGGTGAAAAACCCAAAGAGCAGGTAGCTGCCAGGGATGACAAGAAAGGAAAACCTGAAGCTGACGAGCGGTTTAAACCTAAGCCAAAATCGTCGGATACTCCAGCAACTTCCGAAGAAGACGCCGACGATAAATCCGGTAAGAAAAAAGGCGTCAAGCCCGGTAAATTCAAAGAATACAAAGACATAAAACCGGCAAAACGTGGCGACGCCGGCTCATTTGACTACAGGGCGCGTCAAGGCCTCAGGGATGATGATGAAGGTTCCTATCGTAAAAGAAGGCCGAGGCACGGAAAGGAGAAACAGGAAGAAGTCCTCATCTCAAGACCTACCTCCATCAAAATCAGAACCCCTATCAGCATCAAGGATCTGGCTGGCGAAATGAAGCTCAAAGCCTCCCAGCTCATTGAAAAACTCTTCATGCAAGGTCTGATGGTCACTTTGAACGATGTCTTGGAAGATGAGATCACAATCCAGCTTCTCGGACACGAATTCGGTTGCGAAATCGCGCTGGACAATACCGAAAAAGAGCGCGTGCGTATAACCGACAAAACGATCAAGGAAGAGGTAATGGGAGCAGACCCTGATAAATTAGAGTCCAGAGCGCCTATAGTAGCCTTCATGGGCCACGTCGACCACGGTAAGACTTCACTGATCGACTCCATCCGCAAGAGCAACCGTGTTGCCGGAGAAGCAGGAGCTATCACCCAGCACATCGGAGCTTTCCGCTGCAAAACTAAGGTTGGCGACATCACTGTACTCGACACACCTGGCCACGAGGCATTCTCAGCAATGAGAGCCCGAGGTGCCGATGTGACCGATATCGTCGTGCTAGTTGTTGCTGGCGATGAAGGGATGAAGCAGCAGACGGTCGAAGCGCTGAACCACGCCAAATCAGCCGGTGTGACGATCGTAGTTGCGATCAACAAGTGCGACAAGCCCGCATTTAACCCAGAGACTGTATACCGCCAGCTTGCAGAGCATGAACTTGTGCCGGAAGCATGGGGTGGCCAGACGATCACCGTCAACTGCTCTGCGGTAACCGGACAAGGGGTAGAGGAACTTCTGGAAATGCTTGCACTTCAATCGGAAGTGCTCGAGTTGAAAGCGGATCCAACAGCCCGTGCACGTGGCATCGTACTTGAGTCTGAAATGCATAAAGGCCTCGGCGCAAAAGCCACGGTTTTAGTGCTCAACGGAACACTGAAGCCAGGCGATGCGATCGTATTTGGCTCTAACTTCGGCAGAGTCAAGACAATGCATGACGAGCGCGGACACAATATGAAATCCGCAGGCCCTTCATCGCCCGCTGAAATCACCGGTCTCTCAGGCCTTCCCGACGCCGGCGAAGAGTTTATCGTCGTCAAAGACGAGAAAGAAGCCAAGAGCATCGCAGACATCAGGGCAAAAGATGAACGACTGCTCGCAATGCAGCGTAAAGCCGTTTCACTAGAGAAGCTGCTTGAAGGCGCATCCAACAAGATGCAGAAAAAGGTACTGAATGTAATCTTAAGAGCGGACGTACAAGGATCTTTGGAAGCTTTGAAAACGGCTTTGATGAAGATCGAGTCGACCAAAGTTTCCGTCAATATCATATTCTCCGGTGTTGGCGAGATCTCAGAATCGGATGTTCTTTTAGCAAACGCCTCAAACGCTGTGATCATCGGTTTCCATACGTTGATCGAGAGCCATGCCGAGCCGCTCATCAAGCAGTGGGGCATCAAAGTGGCAATGCACGATATCATCTATCACGCGATCGATTCGGTGAAATTGATGATGGAAGGTCTGCTCGACAAGCTGGCTATTGAAACTGACAGAGGCGTTGTGGAAGTGAAAGCTGTCTTCAAATCCTCGCAGCATGGCCAGATTGCAGGCTGCCAGGTTATCGATGGCTCCGTCCACCGTAATTGGCACGTGCGCCTGATGCGTGAGGGCAAAGAGATCTGGAGAGGACCTATCACCTCTCTTAAGAGACACAAAGACGATGTCAAGGAAGTTTCCAAAGGCTTCGAGTGCGGTGTACTGCTGCCGACAAACGACATCAAAGAGGGTGATAAACTTGAAATCTACGAGGTCACCTATCAGAAGCAGGAGCTATAA
- the truB gene encoding tRNA pseudouridine(55) synthase TruB produces MKTKESVEAKNRPQGNVEGILLVNKPKGKTSFSLVRQLRKRLGVKKIGHAGTLDPFATGVMVMLVGRSCTKLSDQLLTEDKEYLAQMLLGVSTDSFDHEGAIVNTSDKVPTTEEVFGALTQFQGEILQTPPMFSAKKIGGQKLYDLARKGIEIERKPCLVKVAIEFVSYSYPVLTLKVACSKGTYIRSLAHDIGAFMGCWAHLTELTRLRSGQFVIGDCIDGGLLYQEEDSTPIEQHLISPADFKSFHPRHSE; encoded by the coding sequence ATGAAGACGAAAGAAAGCGTGGAAGCAAAGAATAGACCCCAGGGCAATGTCGAGGGCATACTCCTTGTCAATAAGCCGAAAGGCAAAACCTCATTCAGCCTTGTCAGGCAGCTAAGAAAGCGCCTTGGTGTGAAGAAAATCGGCCACGCGGGAACGCTTGACCCTTTTGCGACAGGGGTGATGGTCATGCTGGTTGGCAGAAGCTGCACAAAGCTTTCCGATCAGCTGCTGACAGAAGATAAGGAATATCTCGCCCAAATGCTGCTGGGAGTCTCTACTGACAGCTTCGACCATGAAGGTGCCATAGTCAACACCTCGGACAAAGTTCCAACCACGGAAGAGGTGTTCGGGGCGCTCACTCAATTCCAAGGTGAAATCTTGCAAACACCTCCGATGTTTTCTGCGAAAAAAATCGGTGGCCAGAAGCTATATGATCTGGCCAGGAAGGGCATTGAGATAGAGCGCAAGCCCTGTCTTGTGAAGGTTGCAATCGAATTTGTCTCCTATAGTTATCCGGTGCTTACCCTCAAAGTGGCGTGCAGTAAAGGAACGTATATACGCTCCCTTGCCCACGATATTGGGGCTTTCATGGGCTGCTGGGCGCATTTGACAGAGCTCACGCGCCTTAGATCGGGGCAGTTTGTCATTGGTGATTGCATCGACGGAGGGCTTTTGTACCAAGAAGAGGACAGCACCCCCATCGAACAACACCTCATCTCGCCGGCAGACTTCAAATCCTTTCATCCGCGCCATAGCGAGTGA
- the queD gene encoding 6-carboxytetrahydropterin synthase QueD, translating to MFELEKTFRFEAGHVLAHHDGKCKIPHGHSYVLTVRVRSPHLQTEGPKRNMVIDFQDISSTVKPLIKEKLDHCWLNDSLETDSPTVEYIALWIFNQLKEKIRGLHSVTLQETESCKVTYFVN from the coding sequence ATGTTCGAGCTAGAAAAAACATTCCGCTTTGAAGCCGGCCACGTCCTTGCACACCACGACGGAAAATGTAAAATTCCCCATGGCCACTCCTACGTTCTTACAGTTCGAGTCCGCTCGCCGCACCTGCAAACCGAAGGCCCCAAACGGAACATGGTGATCGACTTTCAAGACATCTCCTCTACAGTCAAACCGCTTATTAAAGAAAAACTAGACCACTGCTGGCTCAATGACAGTTTGGAAACAGATTCACCTACAGTTGAATACATCGCGCTTTGGATCTTCAACCAACTCAAAGAGAAGATCCGCGGACTCCACTCTGTCACGCTGCAAGAGACTGAAAGCTGCAAGGTAACCTACTTCGTTAATTAA
- a CDS encoding FAD synthetase family protein, giving the protein MPIAELDLDQSLKEPINTPLVFTIGTFDGVHLGHQALIQRASEEAKRLRGKLAILTFRTPPAWLLFPEKKKPLLISFEERIQKLNSLHPDYIFILEFTEEVATLTVDEFFAKLKRHFRIAKFIFGHDATIGSDQKQNRENILRSAKLKGFEVEFFPPVLFNGQPVSSTLIRGYMEKGHFAEAQKLMGTNQNLA; this is encoded by the coding sequence ATGCCCATAGCAGAGCTCGACTTGGATCAGTCGCTAAAAGAGCCCATCAATACCCCTCTTGTCTTCACGATTGGAACGTTCGACGGAGTCCATTTAGGGCATCAAGCCCTGATACAACGGGCTTCCGAAGAAGCTAAGCGACTGAGAGGAAAACTTGCCATCCTGACATTTCGCACTCCCCCAGCCTGGCTTCTTTTCCCCGAGAAAAAAAAGCCCCTTCTTATCTCTTTCGAGGAGAGAATTCAAAAACTTAACTCCCTGCACCCGGACTATATTTTCATTCTTGAATTTACAGAAGAGGTGGCGACCCTCACGGTGGACGAGTTTTTCGCCAAACTTAAGCGGCACTTCAGAATCGCGAAGTTTATTTTTGGTCATGACGCCACCATCGGATCAGATCAAAAGCAAAACCGGGAAAATATTTTAAGAAGTGCAAAACTGAAAGGTTTTGAGGTGGAATTCTTTCCTCCTGTCCTCTTCAACGGGCAGCCCGTCTCATCAACCCTCATCAGAGGGTACATGGAAAAGGGACATTTTGCGGAAGCTCAAAAGCTCATGGGCACAAATCAAAATTTAGCATAG
- a CDS encoding family 1 glycosylhydrolase, which translates to MNFVDSTKLVSLFDFERSPNWSQKISADIKIGVATSALQVDGGDNHTNSNWHLFEKGCKADGSPNIERGETSGIALDFWNHPEVLIEKLKELGLKNYRFSVEWSSICPRRGEYSEEALKKYEDLCSMLLREGIEPLITLHHFSDPIWFEQMGGFEHDQNIADFVDFSKVVYQRLSPYVKNWVTFNEPSIYAFQGWIRGVFPPAKKDAALCGIVLRNLMKAHCDVYDALKAMDGYKDSKIGIAHQALRFRPYSFLESVPCELLTRVTHNAVMDFFKTGNFCFELPDYLNYVGGILQIPGSAHVTYSRPDIHEKFDFFAVQYYTDPLISAIWKSTYDKEGGGKMTNMPFRFYPQGLATLLEECRELKKPIWITETGAAAPEPDQKEFIKKALKVASYARETGVPVERVYLWTLADNFEWDMGWMEKPEGFGLYDFNPNTHEYRLRPSGKFIQKLLRKTSKNEIV; encoded by the coding sequence ATGAATTTTGTTGATAGTACTAAATTAGTTTCGTTGTTTGATTTTGAGAGGAGTCCAAATTGGAGTCAGAAAATTAGCGCAGACATCAAAATCGGCGTGGCCACTTCTGCCCTTCAAGTTGACGGGGGTGACAATCACACCAATTCTAATTGGCATTTGTTTGAAAAGGGATGTAAAGCGGACGGCAGCCCTAACATCGAACGTGGCGAAACATCAGGAATCGCGCTTGATTTTTGGAACCATCCTGAAGTGCTTATCGAGAAACTCAAGGAATTAGGCCTTAAAAATTACCGCTTCTCCGTCGAATGGAGCTCCATTTGCCCGCGACGAGGGGAATATAGCGAAGAGGCCTTAAAAAAATATGAAGACCTTTGCTCAATGCTCCTTAGAGAAGGTATTGAACCGCTCATTACCCTCCATCATTTTAGCGACCCGATCTGGTTCGAGCAAATGGGCGGATTTGAACACGATCAGAATATTGCGGACTTTGTTGACTTCTCTAAAGTGGTCTATCAGAGACTCTCTCCTTATGTGAAAAATTGGGTTACTTTTAACGAACCGTCCATCTATGCCTTCCAGGGCTGGATTCGAGGTGTTTTCCCTCCTGCCAAAAAAGATGCGGCGCTATGTGGAATCGTGCTTAGAAACTTAATGAAGGCGCACTGTGACGTTTACGATGCTTTGAAGGCGATGGATGGGTATAAAGACAGTAAAATCGGGATTGCGCACCAGGCGCTACGTTTTCGTCCCTACTCGTTTCTGGAAAGCGTTCCATGCGAACTTTTAACTAGAGTTACACACAACGCTGTGATGGATTTTTTCAAGACGGGTAATTTCTGTTTTGAACTTCCGGATTACTTGAATTATGTGGGCGGCATTCTCCAAATCCCCGGATCTGCACATGTAACCTATTCCAGGCCCGATATTCACGAAAAGTTCGACTTCTTCGCAGTGCAGTATTATACGGATCCGTTGATTTCGGCTATCTGGAAAAGCACCTACGACAAAGAGGGGGGAGGAAAGATGACTAATATGCCCTTCCGATTCTATCCCCAGGGTCTTGCGACGCTTCTTGAAGAGTGCCGCGAACTTAAAAAGCCAATATGGATCACAGAAACGGGAGCTGCAGCACCTGAGCCCGATCAAAAGGAATTCATCAAAAAGGCCTTGAAGGTAGCTTCGTATGCGCGTGAAACGGGTGTGCCCGTTGAACGAGTGTACTTATGGACCCTTGCCGATAATTTTGAATGGGACATGGGCTGGATGGAAAAGCCCGAAGGGTTCGGTCTCTATGACTTCAACCCTAACACTCATGAGTATAGACTGAGGCCATCGGGAAAATTTATCCAAAAATTACTTCGAAAGACTTCCAAAAACGAAATCGTCTAA
- the rbfA gene encoding 30S ribosome-binding factor RbfA — protein sequence MPINRVDRLNSLLKEVISDIIRRRVKNPVVSELITVTQVKITKDLHHAKVYISIIGDEKVKAETMDALDKAKGFIAVQASKEVVMRFFPSLTFILDDSVEKHMRIENILNQIHEDERKRGSKE from the coding sequence ATGCCCATCAATAGAGTAGACAGACTCAATTCCCTTTTGAAGGAAGTCATCTCCGACATCATTCGCCGCAGAGTTAAAAACCCTGTGGTTTCCGAGCTGATCACCGTCACACAAGTCAAGATCACAAAAGATCTTCATCACGCGAAAGTCTATATCAGCATCATCGGAGACGAAAAAGTAAAAGCGGAAACTATGGACGCTCTCGATAAAGCCAAAGGCTTCATCGCCGTCCAAGCCTCCAAAGAAGTTGTAATGCGCTTTTTCCCTTCTCTGACGTTCATCCTTGATGACTCCGTCGAGAAGCATATGCGCATCGAAAACATTTTGAATCAAATCCATGAAGACGAAAGAAAGCGTGGAAGCAAAGAATAG
- the rpsA gene encoding 30S ribosomal protein S1, protein MSKNKHSTWDKESIVDDIQFRDDDLKEFENLLKEEKLAAESDSPQYTPGAILKGTVVEISKDYVVVDVGLKSEGLVPVSEFSDPSSLVLDGEIEVMLEHAEDSHGQIVLSREKAEKQRQWEFILEHCEEGSIVTGRVLRKVKGGLMVDIGMEAFLPGSQIDNKRIKNLDEFIGKTYEFKILKINIERKNVVVSRRELLEAERISKKAELLETIQIGDVREGIVKNITDFGVFLDLDGIDGLLHITDMTWKRIKHPSEMVLLGQKLDVMILNIDKEKGRVALGLKQKGPNPWDEIEKKYPPGTRVRGKIVNLLPYGAFIEIEQGIEGLIHVSEMSWVKNVTDPSEVVKKGEEIEAIVLSIQKEEGKISLGIKQTEHNPWDDVEQKYPVGKNVKVEIRNLTNYGAFVELEPGVEGLIHISDLSWIKKVSHPSEVLSKGDMVNAIVLSVDRESKKITLGVKQLTSNPWEDIEKTMPVNTLVKGKVTKITAFGAFVELENGLEGLIHVTELSDQAFGKVEDVVSKGDEVTAKVIKLDPEHKKIALSIKEYQIDQNQCSQDDIEVGSGKPNDE, encoded by the coding sequence ATGTCAAAAAATAAACACTCAACCTGGGATAAAGAGAGCATCGTCGACGATATCCAGTTTCGCGATGATGACCTGAAAGAATTTGAAAACCTCTTGAAAGAGGAAAAGCTTGCGGCAGAAAGCGATTCCCCCCAGTATACGCCTGGAGCCATCCTTAAGGGAACCGTTGTTGAAATCTCAAAAGACTATGTCGTCGTTGACGTAGGCTTAAAATCGGAAGGCTTAGTTCCCGTTTCCGAATTTTCCGACCCCTCTTCGCTCGTGCTGGACGGCGAAATCGAAGTTATGCTGGAGCATGCAGAAGACAGCCACGGACAGATTGTTCTCTCCAGAGAGAAAGCCGAAAAGCAGCGCCAGTGGGAATTCATCTTGGAGCATTGCGAAGAAGGCTCGATCGTCACAGGCAGAGTATTGAGAAAAGTCAAAGGCGGCTTGATGGTCGACATCGGCATGGAGGCATTCCTCCCCGGATCACAGATCGACAACAAGCGTATTAAGAACCTTGACGAGTTCATCGGCAAAACCTACGAATTCAAAATCCTTAAAATCAACATCGAAAGGAAAAACGTCGTTGTTTCCAGAAGAGAGCTCCTCGAAGCTGAGCGCATTTCGAAGAAGGCGGAACTGCTTGAAACGATCCAGATCGGCGATGTCCGTGAAGGTATCGTGAAAAACATCACCGACTTCGGCGTCTTCTTAGACCTCGACGGCATCGACGGCTTGCTGCACATCACCGATATGACATGGAAGAGAATTAAGCATCCTTCCGAAATGGTGCTACTCGGACAGAAGCTCGATGTCATGATCCTGAACATCGACAAGGAAAAAGGACGTGTAGCCCTCGGCCTTAAGCAAAAAGGACCGAACCCCTGGGACGAGATCGAGAAGAAATATCCTCCAGGAACACGCGTTAGAGGAAAAATCGTCAACCTGCTGCCCTACGGCGCGTTCATCGAGATCGAGCAAGGCATCGAAGGTTTGATCCACGTTTCCGAAATGTCGTGGGTGAAAAATGTCACAGATCCTTCCGAAGTGGTCAAAAAAGGCGAAGAGATCGAAGCGATCGTTCTTTCTATCCAGAAAGAAGAAGGCAAAATCTCCCTGGGCATCAAGCAAACCGAGCACAACCCTTGGGATGATGTCGAGCAAAAGTACCCCGTTGGAAAGAATGTAAAAGTTGAAATTCGCAACTTAACTAACTACGGAGCATTTGTTGAACTTGAGCCGGGCGTTGAAGGACTGATCCACATCTCCGATCTGAGCTGGATCAAAAAAGTGTCCCATCCGTCCGAAGTTCTCAGCAAAGGCGACATGGTCAACGCCATCGTACTTTCCGTCGACAGAGAGAGCAAGAAAATCACGCTGGGTGTTAAGCAGCTGACTTCCAACCCATGGGAAGACATCGAAAAAACAATGCCGGTGAACACTCTGGTTAAAGGCAAAGTCACAAAGATTACAGCGTTCGGCGCTTTCGTTGAACTCGAAAACGGCCTCGAAGGGCTGATCCACGTGACAGAGCTTTCCGACCAGGCATTCGGCAAAGTGGAAGATGTGGTTTCCAAAGGCGATGAGGTAACAGCAAAGGTTATTAAGCTGGATCCCGAGCACAAGAAGATCGCTCTTTCCATCAAAGAATACCAGATCGATCAGAACCAGTGCAGCCAAGACGACATCGAAGTCGGCTCCGGCAAGCCTAATGACGAATAA
- the nusA gene encoding transcription termination factor NusA, with product MNKDLIAIFEYLEREKGIQREVVISAIEESLCAAARKSVSGASNVTVSINSKSGNIDVLCEKEIVDHVEVPAQEISLEEARKIDADCQIGQFIDIIVTPRDFGRIAAQKARQIISRKLKSAERDVIYEEYRHRINDIVSGTVKRFIRGSNLVVDLGKVEAIMPMREYPKIEKYNIGDKVIALLKEVVDTESGGAEVILSRSSPEFIRHLLVQEVPEINDGTVIVERIVREPGYRTKLVVKSTNPKVDPVGACVGMRGMRIKNVVREIHNEKIDIIPAAEDPVELLQNALSPIEIRKVSLSEDDNIISIVVEDDDYATVIGKKGMNARLNGDLVGYEIEVKKMTDYKKTLAIQRTELADSEDPALDEPLKQIEGINSLIFEHLVAEGYNTARNLLMATPEELAKIPGISIEMADRILDQIRKQRM from the coding sequence ATGAATAAAGATCTCATCGCTATCTTCGAATATCTAGAAAGAGAGAAGGGAATCCAGCGCGAAGTGGTGATCAGCGCCATTGAAGAGTCGCTGTGCGCAGCGGCGCGCAAAAGCGTTTCCGGCGCATCCAACGTTACGGTCTCGATCAATTCTAAATCGGGAAATATCGATGTACTTTGCGAAAAAGAGATCGTAGACCACGTAGAAGTTCCTGCTCAGGAAATCTCTCTTGAGGAAGCGAGAAAGATCGATGCTGATTGCCAGATTGGACAGTTTATCGACATCATCGTTACTCCCAGGGATTTTGGACGCATCGCAGCGCAAAAAGCCAGGCAGATCATCTCGAGAAAACTCAAAAGTGCAGAGCGCGATGTCATCTATGAAGAATACAGGCACAGAATCAACGACATCGTTTCCGGCACAGTGAAACGTTTTATCAGAGGCAGCAACCTTGTTGTCGACTTGGGCAAAGTCGAAGCGATCATGCCGATGAGAGAGTACCCCAAAATTGAAAAGTATAACATTGGGGACAAAGTCATCGCTCTTCTAAAAGAGGTGGTCGACACAGAAAGTGGAGGCGCAGAGGTTATTCTATCCAGAAGCAGCCCAGAGTTTATTCGCCATCTGCTCGTACAGGAAGTACCTGAAATCAATGACGGAACGGTCATTGTCGAGAGAATCGTGAGAGAGCCTGGCTACCGCACGAAGCTGGTAGTGAAGTCAACCAATCCAAAAGTAGATCCTGTAGGCGCCTGCGTCGGCATGCGCGGAATGCGTATTAAAAACGTTGTCCGGGAAATACACAATGAGAAGATCGATATCATCCCTGCTGCGGAAGACCCGGTAGAGCTTTTACAAAACGCGCTGTCGCCCATCGAGATCAGAAAAGTCAGCTTGAGCGAAGATGATAACATCATCTCAATCGTTGTCGAAGACGATGACTATGCAACAGTCATCGGCAAAAAGGGAATGAACGCAAGGCTCAACGGAGATCTGGTTGGCTACGAAATCGAAGTCAAGAAAATGACCGACTACAAGAAGACCTTGGCAATCCAGAGAACTGAACTTGCCGATTCCGAGGACCCTGCCCTTGATGAACCGCTGAAGCAAATCGAAGGCATCAACAGCCTGATTTTCGAGCACCTTGTGGCTGAAGGATACAACACTGCCAGAAACCTTCTGATGGCAACTCCAGAAGAACTGGCAAAGATTCCAGGCATCAGCATCGAAATGGCAGATAGAATACTAGACCAAATCCGTAAACAAAGGATGTAA
- a CDS encoding aspartate kinase, translating into MEKVLVMKFGGASVAAPESFERVAEIIMERRTQYHNIAVVVSAMGDTTDELISLARKVNPNPPKREMDMLITVGERISIALLAMALAKNGVVAKSFTGSQSGIVTSHEHTGAKIVNVKPHRLHKTFADGHLAIVAGFQGVSTEGEITTLGRGGSDTTAVALAAAIGAPSVEFYKDVAGIFDADPKRHSQAVKFSSMTYEDAYKLVSRGAEVLHPRCIKLAEKNGVILQVKSFINGDDPGTVIQGDNRGVPAVPVYELEEEALLAGR; encoded by the coding sequence ATGGAAAAAGTTCTCGTGATGAAATTTGGAGGCGCTTCGGTGGCGGCCCCCGAAAGCTTTGAGCGTGTCGCTGAAATTATCATGGAGAGAAGGACGCAATATCACAATATCGCCGTCGTTGTGTCCGCTATGGGAGATACAACCGATGAGTTGATCTCGCTCGCGAGGAAAGTGAACCCGAATCCGCCCAAACGGGAAATGGATATGCTGATCACCGTCGGAGAGAGGATCAGTATCGCGCTCCTGGCAATGGCTCTTGCCAAAAATGGTGTGGTGGCCAAAAGCTTTACAGGCAGCCAGTCCGGGATTGTCACCAGCCATGAACACACCGGTGCTAAGATAGTGAATGTAAAGCCGCATCGCCTGCACAAAACGTTTGCCGACGGGCATCTGGCGATTGTCGCAGGATTCCAGGGTGTGAGTACTGAAGGAGAGATCACGACGCTGGGCAGAGGGGGCTCGGATACGACGGCTGTCGCTTTGGCTGCCGCGATCGGGGCCCCTTCAGTTGAATTTTATAAAGATGTTGCGGGGATATTTGACGCCGATCCCAAAAGGCATAGCCAGGCGGTTAAATTTTCCTCGATGACCTACGAAGATGCCTATAAACTGGTGAGTCGGGGAGCGGAAGTGCTGCACCCGCGCTGTATTAAGCTTGCTGAGAAAAACGGCGTTATTTTGCAGGTTAAGTCGTTTATTAACGGCGATGATCCCGGAACGGTTATTCAGGGCGACAACAGGGGAGTGCCGGCTGTCCCTGTTTATGAATTAGAGGAAGAGGCTTTGCTCGCCGGGCGTTGA